The following are encoded together in the Chlorocebus sabaeus isolate Y175 chromosome 20, mChlSab1.0.hap1, whole genome shotgun sequence genome:
- the GPATCH4 gene encoding G patch domain-containing protein 4 isoform X1 — MNVTPEVKSRGMKFAEEQLLKHGWTQGKGLGRKENGITQALRVTLKQDTHGVGHDPAKEFTNHWWNELFNKTAANLVVETGQDGVQIRSLSKETTRYNHPKPNLLYQKFVKMATLTSSGEKPHKDLENCSDDDNQGPKSPKILTDEMLLQACEGRTAHKAARLGITMKAKLARLEAQEQAFLARLKGQDPGAPQPQSESKLPQKKKKKRKQKEEEEATASERNDADEKHPEHTEQNIRKSKKKKRRHQEGKVSDEREGTTKGNEEEDAAGTSGLGELNSREQANQSLRKVKKKKRWHHEEKMGVLEEGGKGKEAAGSVRTEEVESRVYADPCSRRKKRQQEEDLNLEDGDKETVLGGGTREAESRACSDRRSKKKRQQHEEEEDILDVKDEEDGGAREAESGAHTGSSSRGKRKRQQRAKKERAEISISQKAKKKKQKKRD; from the exons ATGAATGTCACCCCAGAGGTCAAGAGTCGTGGGATGAAGTTTGCTGAGGAGCAGTTGTTAAAGCATGGATGGACTCAAG GCAAAGGCCTCGGCcggaaggagaatggcatcacTCAGGCTCTCAGGGTGACACTGAAGCAAGACACTCATGGG GTGGGACACGACCCTGCCAAGGAGTTCACAAACCACTGGTGGAATGAGCTCTTCAACAAGACTGCGGCCAACTTGGTAGTGGAAACTGGGCAG GATGGAGTACAGATAAGGAGCCTTTCTAAGGAGACCACCCGTTATAATCATCCCAAGCCCAACTTGCTGTATCAGAAGTTTGTGAAG ATGGCCACGTTGACTTCAAGTGGAGAGAAGCCACACAAAGACTTGGAGAACTGCAGTGATGATGACAACCAGGGGCCCAAGTCCCCAAAGAT TCTGACTGATGAGATGCTGCTCCAAGCCTGTGAAGGGCGAACAGCACATAA GGCTGCCCGTCTTGGGATCACGATGAAGGCCAAGCTTGCTCGCCTAGAGGCCCAGGAGCAGGCCTTCCTGGCTCGTCTCAAAGGCCAGGACCCTGGGGCCCCTCAACCACAGTCAGAGAGCAAgctcccccaaaaaaagaaaaagaaaaggaagcagaaagaggaggaagaagctaCAGCATCTGAAAGGAATGATGCAGATGAAAAGCACCCAGAACACACTGAGCAGAACATCAGaaaaagcaagaagaagaaaaggcgACATCAAGAAGGAAAGGTCTCAGATGAAAGAGAGGGTACAACTAAAGGGAATGAGGAGGAGGATGCCGCAGGAACAAGTGGGCTTGGGGAATTGAATAGCAGAGAGCAAGCCAATCAGTCCCTCAGGaaagtgaagaaaaagaagaggtggCACCATGAAGAGAAGATGGGGGTcttggaggaaggaggaaaaggcaaGGAGGCTGCAGGCAGTGTCAGGACAGAGGAGGTAGAGAGCAGAGTGTACGCTGACCCATGCAGCCGAAGAAAAAAGAGGCAACAGGAGGAGGACTTGAACCTAGAagatggagataaggaaactGTTTTAGGTGGtggaaccagggaagcagagagcagagcaTGCAGTGATCGgagaagcaagaagaaaagacagcagcatgaagaggaggaggacatcTTGGATGTAAAGGATGAGGAGGATGGCGGGGCTAGGGAAGCAGAGAGCGGAGCACACACTGGCTCAAGCAGCAGAGGTAAGAGGAAGAGGCAGCAGCGTGCCAAGAAGGAAAGAGCTGAAATCAGCATCAGCCAGAAAgccaaaaagaagaaacagaagaagagaGACTAA
- the GPATCH4 gene encoding G patch domain-containing protein 4 isoform X2, with protein sequence MNVTPEVKSRGMKFAEEQLLKHGWTQGKGLGRKENGITQALRVTLKQDTHGVGHDPAKEFTNHWWNELFNKTAANLVVETGQMATLTSSGEKPHKDLENCSDDDNQGPKSPKILTDEMLLQACEGRTAHKAARLGITMKAKLARLEAQEQAFLARLKGQDPGAPQPQSESKLPQKKKKKRKQKEEEEATASERNDADEKHPEHTEQNIRKSKKKKRRHQEGKVSDEREGTTKGNEEEDAAGTSGLGELNSREQANQSLRKVKKKKRWHHEEKMGVLEEGGKGKEAAGSVRTEEVESRVYADPCSRRKKRQQEEDLNLEDGDKETVLGGGTREAESRACSDRRSKKKRQQHEEEEDILDVKDEEDGGAREAESGAHTGSSSRGKRKRQQRAKKERAEISISQKAKKKKQKKRD encoded by the exons ATGAATGTCACCCCAGAGGTCAAGAGTCGTGGGATGAAGTTTGCTGAGGAGCAGTTGTTAAAGCATGGATGGACTCAAG GCAAAGGCCTCGGCcggaaggagaatggcatcacTCAGGCTCTCAGGGTGACACTGAAGCAAGACACTCATGGG GTGGGACACGACCCTGCCAAGGAGTTCACAAACCACTGGTGGAATGAGCTCTTCAACAAGACTGCGGCCAACTTGGTAGTGGAAACTGGGCAG ATGGCCACGTTGACTTCAAGTGGAGAGAAGCCACACAAAGACTTGGAGAACTGCAGTGATGATGACAACCAGGGGCCCAAGTCCCCAAAGAT TCTGACTGATGAGATGCTGCTCCAAGCCTGTGAAGGGCGAACAGCACATAA GGCTGCCCGTCTTGGGATCACGATGAAGGCCAAGCTTGCTCGCCTAGAGGCCCAGGAGCAGGCCTTCCTGGCTCGTCTCAAAGGCCAGGACCCTGGGGCCCCTCAACCACAGTCAGAGAGCAAgctcccccaaaaaaagaaaaagaaaaggaagcagaaagaggaggaagaagctaCAGCATCTGAAAGGAATGATGCAGATGAAAAGCACCCAGAACACACTGAGCAGAACATCAGaaaaagcaagaagaagaaaaggcgACATCAAGAAGGAAAGGTCTCAGATGAAAGAGAGGGTACAACTAAAGGGAATGAGGAGGAGGATGCCGCAGGAACAAGTGGGCTTGGGGAATTGAATAGCAGAGAGCAAGCCAATCAGTCCCTCAGGaaagtgaagaaaaagaagaggtggCACCATGAAGAGAAGATGGGGGTcttggaggaaggaggaaaaggcaaGGAGGCTGCAGGCAGTGTCAGGACAGAGGAGGTAGAGAGCAGAGTGTACGCTGACCCATGCAGCCGAAGAAAAAAGAGGCAACAGGAGGAGGACTTGAACCTAGAagatggagataaggaaactGTTTTAGGTGGtggaaccagggaagcagagagcagagcaTGCAGTGATCGgagaagcaagaagaaaagacagcagcatgaagaggaggaggacatcTTGGATGTAAAGGATGAGGAGGATGGCGGGGCTAGGGAAGCAGAGAGCGGAGCACACACTGGCTCAAGCAGCAGAGGTAAGAGGAAGAGGCAGCAGCGTGCCAAGAAGGAAAGAGCTGAAATCAGCATCAGCCAGAAAgccaaaaagaagaaacagaagaagagaGACTAA
- the NAXE gene encoding NAD(P)H-hydrate epimerase — protein sequence MRRGRVEPGLAGGECSASWMSGVRTLLGLGLLVAGSRLPRIKSETVACRSGPTWWGPQRLNSGGRWDSEVMASTAVKYLSQEEAQAVDQELFNEYQFSVDQLMELAGLSCATAIAKAYPPTSMSRSPPTVLVICGPGNNGGDGLVCARHLKLFGYEPTIYYPKRPNKPLFTALVTQCQKMDIPFLGEMPSEPTMIDELYELVVDAIFGFSFKGDVREPFHSILSVLKGLTVPIASIDIPSGWDVEKGNSGGIQPDLLISLTAPKKSATQFTGRYHYLGGRFVPPALEKKYQLNLPPYPDTACVYRLQ from the exons ATGCGCCGGGGTCGGGTCGAGCCGGGCCTGGCAGGGGGCGAGTGCTCTGCGAGCTGGATGTCAGGAGTGCGGACGCTGCTGGGCCTCGGGCTGCTGGTTGCGGGCTCGCGCCTGCCGCGGATCAAAAGCGAGACCGTCGCCTGCCGCTCGGGACCCACCTGGTGGGGACCGCAGCGGCTGAACTCGGGTGGCCGCTGGGACTCAGAGGTCATGGCGAGCACGGCGGTGAAGTATCTGAG CCAGGAGGAGGCCCAGGCCGTGGACCAGGAGCTATTTAACGAATACCAGTTCAGCGTGGACCAACTTATGGAGCTGGCCGGGCTGAGCTGTGCCACAGCCATCGCCAAG GCATATCCCCCCACGTCCATGTCCAGGAGCCCCCCTACTGTCCTGGTCATCTGTGGCCCAGGGAATAATGGAGGAGATGGTCTGGTCTGTGCTCGACACCTCAAACTCTTT GGCTATGAGCCAACCATCTATTACCCCAAAAGGCCTAACAAGCCCCTCTTCACTGCATTGGTGACCCAGTGTCAGAAAATGGACATCCCTTTCCTCGGGGAAATGCCCTCAGAG CCCACGATGATTGATGAACTATATGAGCTGGTGGTGGATGCCATCTTTGGCTTCAGCTTCAAGGGCGATGTTCGGGAACCGTTCCACAGCATCCTGAGTGTCCTGAAGGGACTCACTGTGCCCATTGCTAGCATCGACATTCCCTCAG GATGGGACGTGGAGAAGGGAAACTCTGGAGGGATCCAGCCAGACTTGCTCATCTCCCTCACAGCCCCCAAAAAATCTGCAACCCAGTTTACTGGTCGCTACCATTACTTGGGGGGTCGTTTTGTGCCACCTGCTCTGGAAAAGAAGTACCAGCTGAATCTGCCACCCTACCCTGACACCGCGTGTGTCTATCGTCTGCAGTGA